A region of Moorena producens PAL-8-15-08-1 DNA encodes the following proteins:
- a CDS encoding Rieske 2Fe-2S domain-containing protein, protein MIEVKASAVIFVNKVFPKSMTIEANLTNLNESIDKSREQVHFKEDETFQWTKQWYPVAVVEFLAPSRPHKIQLLGKKLVLWRDGSGKWRCFEDFCPHRLAPLSEGRVESDGTLLCAYHAWRFDAQGNCVSIPQSQDQETEVKNCSNPKSCAVAYPTQENQGLLWVWPESGTKAQQESQLRKPRLIPELESDSDRVVKLFWNIRDLPYGWDFFMENVADPAHVPVSHHGIMGSRYEDAKYYDMPGLREISTQEGFSFAINPTVETLAEAVHDFQPPCHMRIVTSYNDGGKLILALYAIPTRPGWCRHIGCQVLVKNEAGKTPEGLGFFALPMPIWLGHVLASVFLHQDLVFLHYQEKTLARRQQQDWLKTVYTPNPQDKMVITFRQWFKTRAGGKIPWDSGINDQLPNAELDKTQLFDVWSTHTKDCDVCQKALTNINRAMVISYGAAALCLLIGIVMDARAVAFKMAMTTDAVTISPLKVIPSIGLLLGIAGAIILATIGYSLKRLSRLFYVYEFDHSNND, encoded by the coding sequence ATGATTGAAGTCAAGGCAAGCGCTGTTATCTTTGTGAACAAAGTATTCCCGAAAAGTATGACGATTGAAGCCAATTTAACTAATTTGAACGAAAGTATTGATAAGTCAAGGGAACAAGTTCACTTTAAAGAAGACGAAACATTTCAATGGACAAAGCAGTGGTATCCAGTAGCCGTTGTTGAATTCCTCGCGCCATCTCGTCCTCACAAAATACAGTTACTCGGTAAAAAGCTAGTATTATGGCGGGATGGGTCTGGTAAATGGCGTTGTTTTGAAGATTTTTGCCCCCATCGATTAGCTCCTCTTTCTGAAGGACGTGTGGAGTCTGATGGAACGTTATTGTGTGCTTATCACGCCTGGCGTTTCGATGCTCAAGGAAATTGTGTCAGTATTCCTCAATCCCAAGACCAGGAGACTGAAGTTAAAAACTGCTCGAATCCTAAATCCTGTGCTGTTGCCTATCCAACTCAAGAAAACCAAGGTTTACTATGGGTATGGCCAGAATCGGGAACCAAGGCTCAACAGGAAAGTCAGTTGAGAAAACCCCGTTTAATTCCCGAACTAGAATCAGATTCCGATAGAGTAGTCAAGCTATTCTGGAATATCCGCGACTTGCCCTATGGCTGGGACTTTTTCATGGAAAATGTTGCTGATCCTGCTCACGTACCGGTTTCCCATCACGGTATTATGGGTAGTCGTTATGAAGATGCCAAGTATTATGATATGCCTGGTCTTAGGGAAATATCCACTCAAGAAGGATTTTCCTTTGCTATTAACCCCACTGTTGAGACGTTAGCCGAAGCAGTTCATGACTTTCAACCGCCCTGTCATATGAGAATTGTTACCAGCTATAACGATGGCGGAAAATTAATCTTAGCATTATATGCTATTCCTACTCGTCCTGGCTGGTGTCGTCATATTGGTTGTCAGGTCTTAGTCAAGAATGAAGCGGGAAAAACACCAGAAGGATTAGGATTTTTTGCCTTACCAATGCCAATTTGGTTGGGTCATGTCTTGGCTTCAGTATTTTTGCATCAAGACTTAGTATTCCTTCACTACCAAGAAAAAACCTTGGCTCGACGACAACAGCAAGACTGGCTCAAGACAGTTTATACTCCCAATCCTCAAGACAAAATGGTAATCACGTTTCGTCAGTGGTTTAAAACGAGAGCAGGAGGTAAAATTCCTTGGGATTCAGGTATCAATGATCAACTTCCTAATGCTGAGTTAGATAAAACGCAGCTTTTTGATGTGTGGTCAACTCATACTAAAGATTGTGATGTTTGTCAAAAGGCTCTGACCAACATCAATCGTGCTATGGTAATAAGTTATGGAGCGGCAGCGCTCTGTTTATTAATCGGAATAGTTATGGATGCCCGGGCTGTAGCATTTAAGATGGCAATGACTACAGATGCTGTGACTATATCTCCTTTGAAAGTGATACCTTCAATTGGATTATTACTAGGGATTGCGGGAGCAATTATTCTAGCAACCATAGGCTACTCATTGAAAAGGTTAAGTCGGCTGTTTTACGTTTATGAATTTGACCATTCCAATAATGATTAG
- a CDS encoding type II toxin-antitoxin system RelE family toxin, whose protein sequence is MSRQAAKFIKKLSTTKHARQIATKITELRSNPYPPDSLKLKGYSYYRADSGEYRIVYQVQEEILEILLIDKRNDDEVYKQLKRKY, encoded by the coding sequence TTGTCACGACAAGCAGCAAAGTTTATCAAAAAGCTTTCTACAACTAAGCATGCTAGACAAATTGCTACCAAAATTACAGAGCTTCGGAGTAATCCTTACCCACCTGATTCTTTAAAATTGAAGGGATACTCTTACTACAGAGCCGATAGTGGAGAATATCGCATTGTTTACCAAGTTCAAGAAGAAATTCTAGAAATATTACTGATTGATAAAAGAAATGATGATGAAGTTTATAAACAATTGAAAAGAAAGTATTGA
- a CDS encoding Rpn family recombination-promoting nuclease/putative transposase, translating into MGETPKTALAPQDRAASPRPRCIAALTITDFKLFPSSDKVISCFYFQEEENHLPYQENEVKLVFVELPKFTKQLEELESVIDKWIYFIKEAPNLEIIPDNFREIPQLEKALTIANQAGLSVSEVEKLRKQEMVLEDARGALSFAKRQGREEGERNLLLRLLESRFGKLTINTISLIEALTNEDLNRLSESIWDFQTSEDLLNWLQEHSN; encoded by the coding sequence ATGGGGGAAACCCCCAAGACCGCACTGGCTCCCCAAGACCGCGCTGCCTCCCCAAGACCGCGCTGCATCGCTGCTTTAACTATCACGGATTTTAAGTTATTCCCTTCCAGCGATAAAGTAATTAGCTGTTTTTACTTTCAAGAGGAAGAAAACCACTTACCTTATCAGGAAAATGAAGTCAAGCTGGTGTTTGTGGAACTTCCAAAATTTACTAAGCAATTGGAAGAGTTAGAAAGTGTGATAGATAAGTGGATATATTTTATCAAAGAAGCGCCCAATTTAGAAATTATTCCTGACAACTTCAGGGAAATCCCACAGCTGGAAAAAGCGTTAACCATAGCGAATCAAGCGGGGTTGAGTGTGTCAGAAGTGGAAAAACTCCGCAAACAGGAAATGGTCTTGGAAGACGCGCGAGGTGCATTGAGTTTCGCGAAAAGGCAAGGACGAGAAGAAGGGGAAAGAAATTTACTATTGCGACTGCTTGAGAGCCGCTTTGGGAAACTAACGATTAATACAATCTCATTAATCGAAGCCTTGACCAACGAAGACCTAAACCGTTTATCAGAATCAATCTGGGATTTTCAGACCAGTGAGGACTTACTCAACTGGCTGCAAGAGCACTCTAATTAA
- a CDS encoding type II toxin-antitoxin system Phd/YefM family antitoxin: MKTLGASEAKNRFGELLDLARREPVQITKKGRNVAVVISREEFERLLELEDELIAIKAKQAQQEGFIGLSESDQLLENIMNA, encoded by the coding sequence ATGAAAACCCTTGGAGCATCTGAGGCAAAAAACCGTTTTGGTGAACTGTTAGATTTAGCTCGAAGAGAGCCAGTACAAATTACTAAAAAAGGACGTAATGTGGCTGTTGTTATTTCTAGAGAAGAATTTGAAAGGTTATTAGAGTTAGAAGACGAACTTATAGCTATTAAAGCTAAACAAGCACAACAAGAAGGGTTTATTGGGCTGTCAGAAAGTGATCAGCTTTTGGAGAATATTATGAATGCTTAG
- a CDS encoding tetratricopeptide repeat protein translates to MDEISETATSANPSSQDYREFLMEVLLAIAHSNGDPKVVYPLLQANLDKLDHNFIHILQAWASAKFSEAEPETAEGIARNIGNFSNLIKNFTLGNKANNVEIAMAGYEQLLTVFTRESNREIWAVIQTNLGNAYYQRIRNHRAENIELAIEAYQRALSVYTKTDFPIEWAITQNNLGTAYRDRIRHDRAQNLEKAIEAYELALSVRTKKDFPEDWAKTQNNLGNAYSQKIRGDKQENLNKAIAAYQLALSVRTPEANPINCLTTSRSLGNLHFTQGNWQKAIDAYEQGKTAVELMRSWAINDQRRQEIKAEAIEVYQKLAQAYINIGPI, encoded by the coding sequence ATGGACGAAATCTCAGAAACCGCTACCTCAGCTAATCCCTCATCCCAAGACTATCGCGAATTCTTGATGGAGGTATTGCTAGCGATCGCCCACAGCAATGGCGACCCCAAAGTTGTCTACCCACTCCTGCAAGCCAACCTAGACAAACTCGATCATAACTTTATCCATATCCTTCAAGCCTGGGCTAGTGCTAAATTCTCAGAAGCGGAACCAGAAACAGCAGAAGGCATTGCTAGAAATATTGGCAACTTCAGCAACCTGATCAAGAATTTTACACTGGGCAATAAAGCCAATAACGTGGAAATCGCTATGGCTGGTTACGAACAGCTGCTAACAGTTTTTACCCGTGAGAGTAACCGGGAAATTTGGGCAGTGATTCAAACCAATCTGGGCAATGCCTACTATCAAAGAATCCGCAACCACAGGGCTGAGAATATAGAACTTGCTATTGAAGCATACCAACGAGCCTTGTCAGTTTACACCAAAACAGACTTCCCCATCGAGTGGGCAATAACTCAAAACAATCTGGGCACAGCCTACCGTGATAGAATCCGCCACGACAGGGCTCAGAATCTCGAAAAAGCGATTGAAGCATACGAACTAGCATTGTCAGTTCGCACCAAAAAAGACTTCCCCGAAGATTGGGCAAAGACTCAAAACAATCTGGGCAATGCCTACAGTCAGAAAATCCGTGGTGATAAGCAAGAGAATCTGAACAAAGCAATTGCTGCATACCAACTAGCTTTGTCCGTTCGCACCCCAGAAGCAAATCCGATTAACTGTCTGACAACTTCCCGCAGCTTAGGCAACCTCCACTTCACCCAAGGTAACTGGCAAAAAGCCATCGATGCCTACGAACAAGGCAAAACTGCAGTGGAACTCATGCGGAGTTGGGCAATAAATGATCAACGCCGTCAAGAGATTAAGGCAGAGGCAATAGAAGTTTATCAAAAACTGGCGCAAGCCTATATAAATATAGGACCAATATAG